From Oryzias melastigma strain HK-1 linkage group LG15, ASM292280v2, whole genome shotgun sequence, one genomic window encodes:
- the actn2b gene encoding LOW QUALITY PROTEIN: alpha-actinin-2b (The sequence of the model RefSeq protein was modified relative to this genomic sequence to represent the inferred CDS: deleted 2 bases in 1 codon): protein MTTMMMNQMETTVHYDNGYEDEYMMQEDEWDRDMLLDPAWEQQQRKTFTAWCNSHLRKAGTQIENIEEDFRNGLKLMLLLEVISGERLPKPDRGKMRFHKIANVNKALEFITSKGVKLVSIGAEEIVDGNVKMTLGMIWTIILRFAIQDISVEWDTNDDPLGNLNLAFDIAEKHLDIPKMLDAEDIINTPKPDERAIMTYVSCFYHAFAGAEQAETAANRICKVLGVNQENEKMMEEYERLASELLEWIRRTTPWLENRTPEKTKSEMQRKLEDFRDYRRMHKPPKVQEKCQLEINFNTLQTKLRISNRPAFMPSEGKMVSDIASAWQGLEQAEKGFEEWLLTEIRRLERVDHLAEKFRQKATNHENWASGKELILSQKDYETATLTEIRALLRKHEAFESDLAAHQDRVEQIAAIAQELNELDYYDVASVNQRCQSICDLWDKLGTLTQKRREALERTEKLLETIDQLFLEFSKRSAPFNNWMDGAMEDLQDMFIVHTTEEVQSLIAAHEQFKATLPEADAERQAILGIHNEVQKISQSYGIKSSFINPYSTIATEELLNKWEKVKQLVPQRDGALQEEMARQHAHERLRRQFAAQANLIGPWIQARMEEIGRCSLEIGGTLEDQMTQLKQIEHVIIAYKPNIDKLEGDHQLIQESLVFDNKHTNYTMEHIRVGWELLLTTIARTINEIETQILTRDAKGISQQQMNEFRSSFNHFDRKKNGAMETDDFRACLISMGYDLGEAEFARIMMLVDPNATGIVSFQSFIDFMTRETADTDTAEQVVASFRILAADKPYILVDELRRELPPEQAEYCIMRMPPYAGPGAPPGALDYTAFSTALYGESDL, encoded by the exons ACTTTCACAGCCTGGTGTAACTCTCACCTGAGGAAAGCTGGAACTCAAATCGAAAACATCGAAGAGGACTTCAGGAACGGATTAAAACTTATGCTGCTTCTGGAAGTCATCTCAG GAGAGAGGTTACCCAAGCCAGACAGAGGGAAGATGCGGTTTCACAAGATCGCTAACGTCAACAAAGCGTTGGAGTTCATCACAAGTAAAGGAGTCAAACTGGTCTCTATTGGAGCTGAAG AGATTGTAGATGGTAATGTAAAGATGACTCTTGGGATGATCTGGACCATCATTCTTCGCTTTGCCATCCAGGATATTTCTGTAGAA TGGGACACTaat GATGATCCTCTGGGGAACTTGAACCTGGCGTTTGACATAGCCGAAAAACACCTGGACATTCCTAAAATGCTGGATGCTGAAG ATATTATTAACACCCCAAAGCCTGATGAGAGAGCCATCATGACCTACGTGTCATGCTTTTACCACGCTTTTGCTGGAGCTGAGCAG GCGGAGACGGCTGCCAACCGGATCTGCAAAGTGCTGGGTGTAAACCAGGAGAATGAGAAGATGATGGAGGAATATGAGCGACTGGCCAGTGAG CTCCTGGAGTGGATTCGGCGCACCACCCCCtggctggagaacaggactcCGGAGAAGACCAAGTCGGAGATGCAGCGGAAGCTGGAAGACTTCAGGGACTACCGGCGCATGCACAAACCCCCGAAAGTGCAGGAGAAGTGCCAGCTGGAAATTAACTTCAACACCCTGCAGACCAAGCTGCGCATCAGCAATCGGCCTGCTTTCATGCCCTCTGAGGGAAAGATGGTTTCT GACATAGCCAGTGCGTGGCAGGGCCTGGAGCAGGCGGAGAAAGGCTTTGAGGAATGGCTTCTTACGGAGATCCGCCGGCTGGAGAGGGTGGACCACCTGGCGGAGAAGTTTCGCCAAAAAGCCACCAACCATGAGAACTGGGCCAGTG GTAAAGAACTGATCCTTTCCCAGAAGGACTATGAAACAGCCACCTTGACAGAAATCCGAGCGTTGCTTCGAAAACATGAGGCCTTTGAGAGCGACTTGGCAGCTCACCAGGACAGAGTGGAGCAAATTGCTGCCATTGCTCAGGAACTCAA TGAGTTGGACTACTATGATGTTGCTTCTGTGAACCAACGCTGCCAAAGTATCTGTGACTTGTGGGACAAGCTGGGAACATTGACTCAAAAGAGAAGAGAGGCACTAGAG CGCACAGAGAAGTTGTTGGAGACGATTGATCAGTTGTTCCTGGAGTTTTCCAAGAGGTCAGCTCCTTTCAACAACTGGATGGATGGAGCCATGGAGGATCTGCAGGACATGTTCATAGTTCATACCACCGAGGAGGTCCAG AGTTTAATTGCAGCTCATGAGCAGTTCAAAGCCACCCTGCCTGAGGCGGATGCAGAAAGACAGGCCATTTTGGGAATTCACAATGAGGTGCAGAAAATTTCCCAAAGCTATGGGATCAAGTCCAGCTTCATTAACCCCTACAGCACCATTGCAACGGAAGAGCTTCTCAACAAATGGGAAAAG GTGAAGCAGCTGGTTCCTCAGAGAGATGGTGCCCTTCAAGAGGAAATGGCACGCCAGCACGCCCATGAAAGGTTGAGGCGGCAGTTCGCTGCCCAGGCTAATCTCATTGGGCCCTGGATTCAGGCCCGCATGGAG GAAATTGGGCGCTGCTCCCTGGAGATTGGTGGAACGCTGGAAGACCAGATGACCCAGCTGAAGCAAATTGAACATGTCATTATTGCTTACAAGCCCAACATTGACAAGTTGGAGGGAGACCACCAGCTAATTCAAGAGTCTCTCGTGTTTGACAACAAGCACACAAACTACACTATGGAG CACATCCGCGTCGGATGGGAGCTACTCCTCACAACCATTGCCCGAACTATCAATGAAATTGAGACCCAGATTCTTACCAGGGACGCTAAGGGGATCAGCCAGCAGCAGATGAATGAATTCAGATCGTCTTTCAACCACTTTGACAGG AAGAAGAATGGAGCCATGGAAACGGACGACTTCAGAGCTTGTCTCATCTCAATGGGTTATGACttg GGGGAGGCGGAGTTTGCGCGTATAATGATGCTGGTGGACCCAAATGCCACTGGAATCGTCTCCTTCCAGTCTTTCATTGACTTCATGACCAGGGAGACGGCTGATACAGACACCGCCGAACAGGTTGTGGCGTCCTTCCGCATCCTGGCAGCTGATAAG cCCTACATACTCGTTGATGAGCTTAGGAGGGAACTTCCACCTGAACAAGCAGAATACTGCATCATGAGGATGCCGCCGTACGCTGGACCCGGAGCGCCACCTGGAGCACTAGACTATACTGCATTCTCTACTGCCCTCTATGGAGAAAGTGACCTTTAA
- the LOC112161631 gene encoding protein app1 yields MAFLEAQDMGQLMGKMASWGFASQLFLFALLGWNALSSPIKDLSRQDRLKGNMGWSSDHQNDMASDSGVVSPTGSVSWVVTRPPRKAWSGFPSSPSDAVPWMAEVPKEKVLGPRSNPDGSVASMIVAPPNLPGPSSNPEGPAVSWLVEPPKLPSHLLNPEDPAMSWLVEPSKLPGLTSNLEGPSVSWAVVNPPKLPSPPLTPSGPTRPWQVTAPSKKQSSLLNPEGLPLSWVSPKFQSSNSKGSSSWVVKPPKLSGTPSSTDPSVSWAVNTREVPEAPANPEGPSVSWLDALSRKPSFPMLSEGPAPWVTSEITDPSGTEEIGTTPTDESLAEPQLGHEVDLSFQSAVPQMEGGSEHNDPEMDTEGVDAVMPYAPMFQGGTLKNSEAVYEQGNSEKMTDYVDSMSPYAFGSMQSSFSPYIKPRLPNLFYLFVTGQLPHGTVSHMQSEFEVGRDRTTQVGYEQFVFPGNSQKSSQTLVPPEQQQLLQEFQS; encoded by the exons atggcatttttggAAGCTCAAGACATGGGTCAGCTGATGGGCAAAATGGCTTCTTGGGGTTTTGCAAG CCAGTTGTTCCTCTTTGCTCTCTTGGGTTGGAATGCTCTTTCCTCTCCTATTAAGG atctgAGTCGACAGGATCGTCTCAAAGGCAATATGGGGTGGAGCTCCGACCATCAGAATGATATGGCTTCAGATTCTGGGGTTGTGTCCCCAACTGGTTCTGTGTCATGGGTGGTGACCAGGCCGCCACGAAAAGCTTGGTCTGGATTCCCCTCCAGTCCCAGTGATGCTGTCCCTTGGATGGCAGAAGTGCCAAAAGAGAAAGTGCTGGGACCCCGTTCGAATCCTGACGGTTCTGTTGCCTCGATGATTGTGGCACCTCCAAATCTGCCTGGGCCCTCTTCAAATCCTGAAGGCCCTGCTGTCTCGTGGCTTGTGGAACCCCCAAAATTGCCAAGTCATCTTTTAAATCCTGAAGATCCTGCCATGTCGTGGCTTGTGGAACCCTCAAAACTGCCTGGTCTCACTTCAAATCTTGAGGGTCCTTCTGTGTCGTGGGCAGTTGTGAATCCCCCAAAACTACCTTCTCCCCCACTTACTCCAAGTGGTCCTACACGCCCATGGCAAGTGACTGCTCCCTCAAAGAAACAGAGTTCCCTGCTGAATCCAGAAGGTCTTCCACTGTCATGGGTTTCCCCAAAATTCCAGTCTTCTAATTCTAAGGGCTCCTCTTCATGGGTTGTCAAGCCCCCAAAGTTGTCTGGTACCCCTTCTAGCACTGATCCTTCAGTCTCGTGGGCTGTAAATACTCGTGAAGTGCCTGAAGCCCCAGCTAATCCAGAAGGACCTTCTGTGTCCTGGTTGGATGCTCTATCAAGGAAACCAAGCTTCCCAATGCTTTCTGAAGGTCCTGCCCCATGGGTAACATCAGAAATTACAGATCCCTCTGGCACTGAGGAGATTGGAACGACACCTACTGATGAATCCCTAGCCGAACCTCAGCTTGGACATGAAGTTGACCTTTCATTTCAGTCAGCAGTTCCTCAAATGGAAGGAGGCTCTGAGCATAACGACCCAGAAATGGACACAGAGGGGGTAGATGCTGTTATGCCATACGCACCCATGTTCCAGGGAGGTACGCTGAAGAACTCTGAAGCTGTCTACGAGCAAGGGAACTCTGAGAAGATGACAGATTACGTTGACTCGATGTCTCCTTATGCCTTTGGTAGTATGCAAAGTTCCTTTTCCCCCTACATCAAACCAAGATTACCAAACCTGTTCTACCTCTTCGTGACGGGCCAGCTTCCTCACGGCACGGTGTCTCACATGCAGTCAGAGTTTGAGGTTGGCAGAGACCGTACAACTCAAGTTGGCTACGAGCAGTTCGTCTTCCCTGGTAACTCTCAGAAGTCTTCCCAGACTCTGGTTCCcccagagcagcagcagctactCCAAGAATTTCAAAGCTGA